Proteins found in one Magnolia sinica isolate HGM2019 chromosome 5, MsV1, whole genome shotgun sequence genomic segment:
- the LOC131246682 gene encoding uncharacterized protein LOC131246682: MGTRTPREHIEYIRRETFSIGGKPNPLAGALHQAVNYLSAELYTKDIHFLMELIQNAEDNEYLEGVDPSLEFVITSKDITTTGAASTLLIFNNERGFSEKNIDSICNIGGSTKKGNRQRGYIGEKGIGFKSVFLITSQPYIFSSGYQIRFNEEPHLDCNLGYIVPEWVDENPTLSDIQKIYGIDKTLPATTIVLPLKSEKVKAVKQELSRMHPEVLLFLSKIKQLSVREGNDDPRLNTVNSISISSETNFKRRKNLDAESYTLHLSAEEHRKGEESKCIYHMWKQKFPVKLENQIERRKEVEQWAITLAFPFGERLDRGMGTPGIYAFLPTEMVTNFPFIVQADFVLASSRETILLDNVWNKGILDCVASAFINAFISLVKETENAPTSSLPPMFNFLPVKSSSFVELNTMREAIRAKVIAENIIPCESYTQQKLFCKPSEVGRLMPAFWSILIKAKAQGVCLQNLSSHGTYILNSAFDEAEYNDVLGFLGVEPINNEWYAKCIKSSNLVMGVSEDLYMELLSFFADNWKIFGNTDIRNIPLLKYIDWNCKQSLWSINNATEMHGNRICFSFSKAHVSWLIDCNHEFRCAAGRFFIPKSTDNAFRSSPKLKTIWEWLTQYASVGCLTVFEYGNLLTNAVRNDRKLVIAFAHFLYHSLSKKYLSDGEVSQLCANMPLVDNYGQVTAKRRQVLVPANGSKWVGLLGLNPWRREDYVELGEDYIREGYFADLYSSKKQLMKFMEVHVEASDIPSLCPPDAAFPTVSSPLTKENTFLLLEWIQKLKHRGVQLPGRFLRCIKEGSWLKTSIGYKPPSETFLSSSDWGSLLQMGSVMVDIPLIDQEFYDYRISYYKEELKTVGVLFEYGEACQFIGDRLMKLANSMRLTRANVLSMLQLIKFMREKYLLPEEFIKSVKGGRWLRTTHGDRSPVGSILYGPEWKAVSEISNLPFINKEYYGEDILYFKSELQLLGVVVSFDANYSIVVNHFRLPTSLASLSADSVLLILECIRNSRSSDQITGKLRDQRWVKTNSGYQSPANSFLFDPEWGCLLKVVNGLPLIDEGFYGSRIRSYKDELKAAGVVVTLQEVSKAVTCHFKELARKTSIRKENVLALLAFYRHLKEANRNFPAELFNCILEEKWLQTRFLGFRSPKESILFDAEWESICPIAILPFIDDSEACYGLDIHSYRNELRDFGAIVKFKDGSRFVAGGLSIQNPSRVTPASVLSLLKCIRYLQEQGSTLQEEFMRRINKRWLKTHMGYQSPSECMLFDSKWVSLERKDGPFIDEAFYGTEIASYQKELDAIGVIVDAESGCSLLASYLSCHSQFTVITRIYECLSKFNWVPDSKEASWIWIPNGSDKGEWVCPKGCVIHDKDNLFGLRLKVLDKYYKKDILCFFSMTLGVSSNPTVEDYCSLWIDWEKTCHEMSFEECCSFWAFVSRHWNSKVEKLLLSSISKVPVKTASEGIRLVNKQDVFIPDDLLLKDLLEEASQEPIFIWYPQRSLPYLSRNKLNKIYGSIGVRTISESIQKDESSASNKLEFEKLDQKYVMLPTGLFRIALGFLSDPSSEMPMDARHRTVKSLLSVELFVSDEPITVSYNLPLSSLKIIETKATRMIRWDREESKLFIQKIDRSSHNKSNIEYATYFSEMIADGLLWEDPDRIAGLRELIKIGCLLEFKEAAVDFLLKTKNLQVFMEDEEFLKSEFSSA; this comes from the exons ATGGGGACGAGAACGCCAAGAGAGCATATTGAATATATTAGGAGAGAGACATTCTCCATCGGAGGAAAACCAAATCCCCTGGCGGGAGCTTTACATCAGGCCGTTAATTATCTGTCCGCCGAGCTGTATACTAAAGACATCCATTTCCTCATGGAGCTtattcag AATGCGGAAGATAATGAGTACTTGGAAGGTGTGGATCCGTCGCTGGAGTTTGTCATCACATCAAAAGACATCACCACAACCGGTGCCGCCTCGACTCTCCTTATATTCAACAATGAAAGAGGCTTCTCTGAGAAGAACATTGACTCCATATGCAACATTGGAGGATCCACAAAGAAAGGGAACAGACAACGTGGATATATTGGAGAGAAAG GTATCGGATTCAAGAGCGTATTCCTCATTACAAGCCAACCTTATATTTTCAGCAGTGGGTATCAGATAAGGTTTAATGAAGAGCCACATCTGGACTGCAATCTCGGATACATTGTCCCTGAATGGGTGGATGAGAACCCAACTCTCTCCGACATACAAAAAATCTatggcattgataaaacccttccagcGACAACTATAGTCCTGCCATTGAAGTCCGAAAAGGTAAAAGCTGTGAAGCAAGAGCTCTCGAGAATGCACCCTGAGGTCCTGTTGTtcctttcaaaaatcaaacagcTTAGTGTCAGAGAAGGCAACGATGATCCTCGGCTCAATACAGTCAATTCCATCTCTATTTCAAGCGAAACGAACTTCAAGAGGAGGAAGAACTTGGACGcggagtcctacactctccatctCTCAGCTGAAGAGCACCGCAAAGGGGAAGAGAGCAAATGCATTTACCATATGTGGAAGCAAAAGTTCCCAGTTAAATTAGAAAACCAAATCGAAAGGAGGAAGGAAGTTGAGCAATGGGCGATCACACTGGCGTTTCCCTTCGGGGAACGCCTCGATCGAGGGATGGGAACACCTGGCATTTATGCGTTTCTGCCGACAGAGATGGTCACAAACTTTCCTTTCATAGTTCAGGCAGATTTCGTTCTAGCATCATCAAGAGAAACCATACTCTTGGATAATGTGTGGAACAAAGGCATTCTTGACTGTGTGGCCTCTGCTTTCATCAATGCTTTCATCTCTCTTGTGAAAGAAACGGAGAATGCACCCACATCTTCCCTCCCACCAATGTTCAATTTCTTGCCAGTAAAAAGCTCTTCATTCGTGGAGCTGAACACCATGCGAGAGGCAATAAGAGCGAAGGTGATTGCGGAGAATATCATACCATGCGAGTCATACACACAGCAAAAGCTATTCTGCAAGCCCAGTGAAGTGGGCCGGCTAATGCCAGCATTCTGGAGCATCTTGATCAAGGCAAAGGCACAAGGCGTGTGCTTGCAGAATCTTTCTTCCCACGGGACCTACATTCTGAACTCAGCATTTGATGAGGCCGAATACAATGATGTCCTGGGTTTCTTGGGTGTGGAGCCCATCAACAATGAATGGTATGCGAAATGCATCAAGAGCTCGAATCTAGTAATGGGTGTTTCCGAGGATCTTTATATGGAGCTGCTGTCCTTTTTCGCAGACAATTGGAAGATTTTTGGGAATACTGATATCAGGAACATACCCCTCTTGAAATACATTGATTGGAACTGCAAGCAATCCTTGTGGAGCATCAACAATGCAACTGAGATGCATGGCAATAGGATATGCTTTTCATTCAGTAAGGCACATGTTTCATGGCTTATCGATTGCAACCATGAATTCCGATGTGCCGCTGGCCGCTTCTTTATCCCAAAAAGCACGGACAATGCTTTCAGATCATCTCCAAAGCTCAAAACGATATGGGAATGGCTTACACAGTACGCTAGCGTGGGCTGTCTGACTGTATTTGAATACGGCAATCTTCTCACTAATGCAGTGAGGAATGATAGAAAGCTTGTTATAGCTTTTGCCCACTTCTTATATCACTCCCTCTCGAAGAAATACCTGTCAGATGGGGAAGTCTCTCAGCTGTGCGCTAACATGCCGCTTGTAGATAACTATGGCCAGGTGACTGCAAAGAGGAGACAGGTCCTCGTCCCTGCTAATGGAAGCAAGTGGGTCGGATTGTTAGGTTTGAATCCATGGAGAAGAGAGGACTATGTCGAACTGGGTGAAGATTATATCCGGGAGGGCTATTTTGCAGATCTATATTCATCCAAGAAACAGCTGATGAAGTTCATGGAGGTTCATGTTGAAGCTTCTGACATACCAAGTCTATGTCCTCCTGACGCTGCTTTTCCTACTGTATCATCTCCGTTGACGAAGGAAAACACGTTTCTGCTCTTGGAATGGATTCAGAAGTTGAAACATAGGGGGGTGCAGTTGCCCGGGAGGTTCTTGCGATGCATCAAGGAGGGGAGTTGGCTGAAGACATCTATCGGTTACAAGCCTCCCTCGGAGACATTCCTATCAAGCTCTGACTGGGGAAGCCTACTTCAGATGGGGTCCGTGATGGTCGATATCCCCTTGATCGACCAGGAATTCTATGACTACAGGATCAGTTACTACAAGGAAGAGCTGAAAACAGTCGGGGTGCTGTTCGAGTATGGGGAAGCATGCCAGTTCATCGGCGACCGGCTCATGAAGCTAGCCAATTCCATGAGGCTAACGAGAGCGAACGTGCTATCGATGTTGCAGTTGATAAAATTCATGCGGGAGAAGTACCTGTTACCGGAGGAATTCATCAAGAGTGTCAAAGGCGGGCGTTGGCTAAGGACCACTCACGGTGACAGATctcctgtggggtccattttataTGGACCCGAATGGAAAGCTGTTTCGGAGATCAGCAATCTGCCCTTCATCAATAAAGAATACTACGGTGAGGATATACTCTACTTTAAATCAGAGCTTCAGTTGCTTGGTGTTGTAGTTAGCTTTGATGCGAATTACAGCATTGTGGTCAACCACTTCAGATTGCCCACGTCTTTAGCTTCTCTGTCAGCGGATAGTGTTCTTTTGATATTGGAATGCATTCGAAATTCGAGATCATCTGACCAGATCACAGGGAAGCTTAGAGATCAGAGATGGGTAAAGACCAATAGCGGTTACCAGTCACCAGCCAATTCTTTCTTGTTTGATCCTGAATGGGGATGCCTTTTGAAGGTTGTCAATGGattgccattgattgatgaagGATTTTACGGGAGCAGGATCCGCTCATACAAGGATGAGTTGAAAGCGGCCGGGGTAGTTGTAACGCTACAAGAAGTGTCTAAGGCAGTCACATGTCATTTCAAAGAGCTTGCAAGGAAGACTTCCATTAGAAAAGAAAATGTGCTAGCATTACTAGCATTTTACCGGCACCTAAAGGAAGCAAACCGCAACTTCCCCGCAGAGCTATTCAACTGCATACTCGAAGAAAAATGGCTGCAGACCCGCTTCCTTGGCTTCCGATCTCCAAAGGAATCGATACTGTTTGATGCGGAATGGGAATCTATCTGTCCAATCGCGATCCTTCCTTTCATCGATGACAGCGAAGCATGCTATGGACTAGACATCCATTCATACAGAAATGAGCTGAGGGATTTTGGTGCCATAGTCAAATTCAAAGATGGATCAAGGTTCGTAGCTGGTGGTCTTAGTATTCAGAACCCAAGCAGAGTAACTCCTGCAAGCGTGCTGTCACTGCTGAAATGCATTCGGTACTTACAGGAGCAGGGCAGCACCTTACAAGAGGAGTTCATGCGACGGATCAATAAGAGGTGGCTGAAGACCCATATGGGTTATCAATCGCCCAGTGAGTGTATGCTGTTCGATTCGAAGTGGGTTTCTCTAGAACGCAAAGATGGGCCATTCATCGATGAAGCGTTTTATGGGACTGAAATTGCATCATATCAGAAAGAGCTCGATGCGATCGGAGTGATTGTGGATGCTGAAAGTGGTTGCTCATTGCTCGCAAGCTACCTCAGTTGCCATTCCCAATTTACAGTCATAACGAGAATCTATGAATGTTTGAGCAAATTCAACTGGGTCCCAGACAGTAAAGAAGCTAGCTGGATTTGGATACCGAATGGAAGCGATAAGGGCGAATGGGTGTGCCCGAAAGGCTGTGTGATTCATGACAAGGATAATCTCTTCGGTTTACGGTTGAAGGTTTTGGACAAGTATTACAAGAAAGATATACTTTGCTTCTTCTCCATGACACTCGGAGTAAGCTCAAATCCCACAGTCGAAGATTACTGCAGTCTGTGGATTGATTGGGAAAAAACGTGCCATGAAATGTCCTTCGAGGAGTGCTGCTCTTTCTGGGCATTTGTGTCAAGACATTGGAATTCAAAGGTGGAGAAGCTTCTCTTGAGCAGCATCTCAAAGGTGCCCGTGAAGACAGCTTCGGAGGGAATCCGACTTGTCAACAAGCAAGATGTTTTCATCCCTGACGACCTGCTATTGAAGGATCTTTTGGAAGAGGCTTCTCAAGAACCGATATTCATCTGGTATCCACAACGGAGCTTGCCTTATCTGTCTCGCAATAAGCTCAATAAGATCTATGGCAGCATTGGGGTCCGAACCATTTCTGAATCCATTCAAAAGGATGAGTCTTCTGCATCAAACAAGCTTGAATTCGAGAAGTTAGATCAGAAATATGTGATGCTCCCGACTGGGTTGTTCCGAATTGCACTTGGGTTTCTCTCAGATCCTTCATCTGAAATGCCCATGGATGCAAGGCATCGGACAGTGAAAAGCCTTCTCAGTGTCGAACTCTTCGTTTCGGATGAACCCATTACAGTAAGCTACAATCTACCGCTGTCTTCATTAAAGATCATCGAAACAAAAGCCACACGAATGATTCGTTGGGATAGAGAGGAGTCAAAGCTCTTCATTCAGAAGATAGATAGATCATCCCACAACAAATCCAACATCGAATACGCCACATATTTCTCTGAAATGATAGCTGATGGGCTGTTATGGGAGGATCCTGATCGGATTGCAGGCCTCCGTGAGCTTATCAAGATCGGCTGCTTGTTGGAATTCAAGGAGGCGGCGGTCGACTTCTTGTTGAAGACTAAGAATCTGCAGGTTTTCATGGAGGATGAGGAGTTCCTGAAATCTGAATTCTCATCCGCATAG